The following are encoded in a window of Phaseolus vulgaris cultivar G19833 chromosome 3, P. vulgaris v2.0, whole genome shotgun sequence genomic DNA:
- the LOC137839062 gene encoding uncharacterized protein, which yields MARKHALTQEYEMFRMLKEETILDVQKRFTHIVNHLIGLGKIFEREKLNIKILKFLDRSWKPKVTTISESKDFTTLTTASLFGKLREHELEMNRLKDQENEEKHVNNIAFKVTSQKGDQDSSECSDNETLNLLTRKFDKFLKKNNRDKNQPSNMYNSNNVNEFNSTNYTYFGCGKQEHIKAECPSNVSKEKRGYKC from the coding sequence ATGGCAAGGAAGCATGCCTTGACCcaagaatatgaaatgtttaggATGCTGAAAGAAGAAACCATCTTGGACGTGCAGAAGAGATTTACTCATATAGTAAATCACCTTATTGGTCTTGGCAAAATCTTTGAAAGAGAGaagttgaacatcaagatcctcaaattCTTGGATAGATCTTGGAAACCAAAGGTTACAACTATTTCAGAATCCAAGGATTTCACTACATTGACCACTGcctccttgtttggaaagctaaGAGAGCATGAGCTTGAGATGAACCGACTTAAAGatcaagaaaatgaagaaaaacatgtGAATAACATTGCCTTTAAAGTTACTAGTCAAAAGGGTGATCAAGACTCAAGTGAGTGCAGTGATAATGAGACTCTCAACTTGCTCACAAGGAAGTTTGacaagttcttgaagaagaacaataGGGACAAAAACCAGCCATCAAACATGTACAATAGCAACAatgttaatgaatttaattctacaaactaCACTTATTTTGGATGTGGCAAACAGGAACACATCAAGGCTGAATGTCCAAGCAATGTGAGCAAAGAGAAAAGGGGTTATaagtgttga